One window of Desulfovibrio sp. genomic DNA carries:
- a CDS encoding tautomerase family protein, translated as MPVITIAMHSTTEEVKKNLIEGLTAAAVAATSVPQEKFVVFVEEYETDAIGIGGRTLKAIKAAQ; from the coding sequence ATGCCTGTCATCACCATAGCCATGCACAGCACCACTGAAGAAGTGAAGAAGAACCTGATCGAAGGGCTGACTGCGGCCGCAGTGGCGGCCACGTCTGTCCCGCAGGAGAAGTTTGTGGTCTTTGTTGAGGAATATGAAACCGACGCCATCGGCATCGGCGGGCGTACACTCAAGGCAATCAAGGCCGCCCAGTAA
- a CDS encoding helix-turn-helix domain-containing protein yields the protein MSIPKPGKPVRGSRSGMPLMALFDLLGKRWAMGVIWQLRHGPATFRALQTVCETISPAVLNSRLKELREARLVCVTDEGYALTDMGLELNQLLEPFGTWAIAWAMEVAPEEAERWNELLSKRLASATSPGDTSSS from the coding sequence ATGAGCATACCCAAACCAGGCAAACCCGTTCGCGGTTCACGTAGCGGCATGCCGCTCATGGCGCTTTTTGACCTCTTGGGCAAGCGTTGGGCCATGGGCGTCATCTGGCAGCTGCGGCATGGGCCTGCTACCTTTCGTGCCCTCCAGACTGTATGCGAAACCATATCTCCGGCTGTGCTCAACAGCCGCCTGAAGGAACTGCGCGAAGCCAGGCTTGTGTGCGTCACGGACGAGGGCTACGCCCTTACCGATATGGGCCTTGAGCTGAACCAGCTGCTGGAACCCTTTGGAACCTGGGCCATTGCCTGGGCCATGGAAGTGGCCCCGGAGGAAGCCGAGCGCTGGAACGAACTGCTCAGCAAAAGGCTCGCTTCTGCAACCTCCCCCGGGGATACCTCTTCCAGTTAG
- a CDS encoding NAD-dependent epimerase → MHVLVTGAAGFIGYHLSRRLLADGHSVVGVDNCNDYYDVQLKKDRLAQLAAMPQARNFRHEPLDMADGPAMAALFASEGFTHVVNLAAQAGVRYSLLNPESYLNANLLGFGHILEGCRQNKVGHLLFASSSSVYGMNAARPYSVHHNVDHPVSLYAATKKSNELMAHAYSHLFRIPCTGLRFFTVYGPWGRPDMALHLFTSAIVRGEPIKVFNEGRMRRDFTYIDDIVEGVVRLLPLAPQADPDFDPENPNPASSSAPWRIYNIGNNNTVELNDFISTLEDALGMKARKELLPMQPGDVESTWANIDDLTAATGFAPSTPLSEGIARFVDWYKEYYKI, encoded by the coding sequence ATGCATGTTCTGGTGACTGGCGCAGCGGGTTTTATTGGCTACCATCTTTCCCGTCGGCTTCTGGCCGATGGCCACAGCGTTGTGGGCGTTGATAATTGCAACGACTACTACGATGTGCAACTAAAAAAAGACCGTCTGGCCCAACTTGCCGCCATGCCGCAGGCGCGGAATTTTCGACATGAGCCCCTGGACATGGCCGACGGCCCCGCCATGGCTGCCCTGTTTGCCAGCGAGGGATTCACCCATGTGGTCAATCTTGCGGCACAGGCCGGCGTGCGCTACAGCCTCCTGAATCCGGAATCATACCTCAATGCCAACCTGCTGGGCTTTGGACATATTCTTGAAGGCTGCCGCCAGAACAAGGTGGGGCATCTGCTTTTTGCCTCTTCTTCTTCCGTTTACGGCATGAACGCGGCGCGGCCCTATAGCGTGCACCACAATGTTGACCACCCGGTCAGCCTGTATGCGGCTACCAAAAAAAGCAACGAACTCATGGCTCACGCCTACAGCCATCTGTTCCGCATTCCCTGCACGGGGCTGCGCTTTTTTACGGTTTACGGCCCGTGGGGCAGGCCCGACATGGCCCTGCACCTCTTTACCTCGGCCATTGTGCGCGGCGAGCCCATCAAGGTTTTCAACGAGGGCCGCATGCGCCGCGACTTTACCTATATCGACGACATCGTCGAAGGAGTGGTGCGCCTGCTGCCCCTGGCCCCGCAGGCAGACCCCGATTTTGACCCCGAAAACCCCAACCCCGCCAGCAGCTCCGCTCCCTGGCGCATCTACAACATAGGCAACAATAATACGGTGGAACTCAACGATTTCATCAGCACCCTTGAAGACGCCCTTGGCATGAAGGCCCGCAAAGAGCTTTTGCCCATGCAGCCGGGCGATGTTGAATCCACCTGGGCCAATATTGACGACCTCACAGCCGCCACCGGCTTTGCCCCCTCCACGCCCCTCAGCGAAGGCATTGCCCGCTTTGTGGACTGGTACAAAGAGTACTATAAAATATGA
- a CDS encoding N-6 DNA methylase → MHTQDPFYNARQLFPRGLEQPQGSLRFGADALLLAAFAARNVESMNGARRKELAAAELGCGCGAALLALVLRCDTVTGLGLEREAPLVQAACANARHLGLTDRLRFAQADLADTAFMPTLPATWGYRTGSLDLVIANPPYGVEGRPSPSHLRERALRGTQGKEDRAHVLAFFCRAAATLLRHQGYFFCIYDALALPLLSGALDVAGFGLRTLLPVRTHASRPALRVLVLARKNTAHQCTIEAPLTLHTGKARTDQSGKPQVDTAQGTTGGSRWSAQALRFCPWLA, encoded by the coding sequence ATGCACACGCAAGATCCCTTTTACAACGCCCGCCAGCTTTTTCCACGTGGGCTTGAACAACCGCAAGGCAGCCTGCGCTTTGGCGCAGATGCCCTTCTGCTGGCAGCCTTTGCCGCGCGAAACGTGGAAAGCATGAACGGGGCGCGGCGCAAAGAGCTTGCGGCGGCAGAGCTAGGCTGCGGCTGTGGTGCGGCCCTGCTGGCGCTGGTTTTGCGTTGCGACACGGTTACGGGGCTTGGGCTGGAAAGGGAGGCACCCCTTGTGCAGGCAGCCTGCGCCAATGCCCGGCATCTGGGCCTCACCGACAGGCTGCGATTTGCGCAGGCAGATCTGGCGGATACGGCATTTATGCCTACCCTGCCCGCTACGTGGGGGTACAGGACTGGCAGCCTTGATCTGGTTATTGCCAACCCCCCATATGGCGTGGAAGGCCGCCCCTCGCCCAGCCACCTGCGCGAACGCGCACTGCGGGGCACACAGGGCAAGGAAGACCGCGCGCACGTGCTGGCGTTTTTTTGCCGGGCCGCCGCCACCCTGCTGCGACATCAGGGATACTTTTTCTGCATCTATGATGCACTGGCGCTGCCTCTGCTGAGTGGCGCGCTGGACGTGGCCGGTTTTGGCCTGCGCACTCTGCTGCCGGTCAGAACGCATGCATCACGGCCCGCTCTGCGGGTGCTCGTGCTGGCCCGCAAAAATACGGCCCACCAGTGCACCATAGAAGCGCCGCTGACGCTGCACACAGGCAAGGCACGTACTGACCAAAGCGGCAAGCCGCAGGTAGATACGGCCCAGGGCACCACGGGCGGTTCCCGCTGGTCGGCACAGGCGCTGCGATTCTGCCCCTGGCTCGCCTGA
- a CDS encoding peptidase U32 family protein has product MNDTFSPSADHLSISAPTPARPEILAPAGDAPSFLAALAAGADAIYLGLKHFSARMQAENFGLTELSRLTDLAHAENARVYVAMNTLVKPGEPAQAYRLAARLARQVRPDGLIVQDLAMLDLARQAGFEGGLFLSTLANLTHPESLIQAKQLGADRVILPRELSIDEIRMMGEACPEGLDLECFVHGALCYCVSGRCYWSSYMGGKSGLRGRCVQPCRRVYRQGGPAAIALARNAEREEQDRMRQEQSRMDIARKNRTGRDGRGRPDSRGKADDRRSESFDAPRRPSTRGQIRGKEHNGRWFSCLDLSLDVLAKTLLNIPHLVSWKIEGRKKGPHYVYHVVTAYRMLRDNPGDAQARKAAEEILQMSLGRPASRARFLPQKDHTIPTTPDGQTSSGLLAGKIRIEPEGGVTLKPFFELLPQDYLRIGVEDERWHATMPVTRRIPKGGSLTLRLPKHKTPKAGTPVFLIDRREPELMRIIKSWQARLEAMPSRPSKAVESDPRLPKPIKAKTRPDMYVRSSVPHGKETRTGRNQLQGLWLSARSAELSRTVAPRMCWWLPPVIWPDEEETIRRSIMRLWRDGARHFVCNAPWQRGLFPEQLDENADLLAGPFCNAANASALGILAKMGFVGAFVSPELAQEDMLALPAQSPLPLGVVLSGYWPVGISRFGLLGVKPNEPFLSPMGEPFWARQYGGNIWIYPGWPLDITSKRQELMAAGYGFFAHMQENPPASVPDMRRKSLFNWEGALL; this is encoded by the coding sequence ATGAACGACACATTCTCCCCATCTGCGGATCATCTGAGCATATCCGCCCCCACGCCCGCCCGGCCTGAAATTCTGGCTCCGGCGGGCGACGCGCCTTCATTCCTGGCCGCTCTTGCAGCCGGGGCAGACGCCATCTATCTGGGCCTCAAGCATTTTTCGGCCCGCATGCAGGCTGAAAACTTTGGCCTTACCGAACTTTCGCGCCTCACAGACCTCGCGCACGCCGAAAACGCGCGCGTCTACGTGGCCATGAATACCTTGGTCAAGCCGGGCGAACCCGCGCAGGCCTATCGGCTTGCGGCACGTCTTGCCCGTCAGGTGCGACCCGACGGGCTCATTGTACAGGATCTGGCCATGCTCGACCTTGCGCGCCAGGCGGGCTTTGAGGGCGGACTTTTTCTCTCCACCCTTGCCAACCTCACACACCCCGAAAGCCTGATTCAGGCCAAGCAGCTGGGCGCTGACCGGGTAATCCTGCCGCGCGAGCTTTCCATCGACGAGATCCGCATGATGGGCGAGGCCTGCCCCGAAGGCCTTGACCTCGAATGCTTTGTGCACGGTGCGCTGTGCTATTGCGTTTCTGGCCGCTGCTACTGGTCAAGCTACATGGGCGGCAAAAGCGGTCTGCGTGGCCGTTGCGTGCAGCCTTGCCGCCGCGTGTACCGTCAGGGCGGCCCCGCTGCCATTGCCCTTGCCCGCAATGCGGAACGCGAGGAACAGGACCGTATGCGCCAGGAACAGTCGCGTATGGATATTGCCCGCAAAAACCGCACCGGACGCGACGGACGCGGCAGGCCCGACAGTCGTGGAAAAGCGGACGACCGCCGCAGCGAATCTTTTGACGCGCCCCGCCGCCCCAGCACGCGCGGGCAGATACGCGGCAAGGAACACAATGGCCGCTGGTTCTCGTGTCTCGACCTTTCGCTGGACGTGCTGGCAAAAACCCTGCTGAACATTCCGCATCTTGTTTCGTGGAAGATCGAAGGCCGCAAAAAGGGCCCGCACTACGTGTACCACGTGGTTACGGCCTACCGCATGCTGCGTGACAATCCCGGCGATGCCCAGGCCCGCAAGGCTGCGGAAGAAATATTGCAGATGTCGCTGGGTCGGCCCGCCTCGCGCGCGCGCTTTTTGCCGCAGAAAGATCATACAATCCCCACAACGCCGGACGGCCAGACCAGCTCCGGTCTGCTGGCAGGCAAGATTCGCATCGAGCCGGAAGGCGGCGTAACGCTCAAGCCCTTCTTTGAACTGCTGCCGCAGGACTACCTGCGCATAGGCGTCGAGGACGAGCGCTGGCACGCAACCATGCCCGTGACCCGGCGCATTCCCAAGGGCGGCAGCCTTACCCTGCGCCTGCCCAAGCACAAGACGCCCAAGGCGGGCACGCCCGTCTTTCTTATCGACAGACGCGAACCAGAGCTCATGCGCATCATCAAAAGCTGGCAGGCACGCCTTGAGGCCATGCCCTCGCGCCCCAGCAAGGCTGTGGAAAGCGACCCGCGCCTGCCCAAGCCCATCAAGGCCAAAACCCGGCCAGACATGTATGTGCGCTCAAGTGTGCCCCATGGCAAGGAAACCCGCACTGGCCGCAACCAGTTGCAGGGTCTCTGGCTTTCGGCCCGCAGCGCCGAGCTTTCGCGCACGGTGGCCCCGCGCATGTGCTGGTGGCTGCCCCCGGTTATCTGGCCTGATGAAGAAGAAACCATTCGCCGTTCAATCATGCGGCTGTGGCGTGACGGCGCGCGGCACTTTGTGTGCAACGCACCGTGGCAGCGCGGCCTGTTCCCCGAGCAGCTGGACGAAAACGCCGATCTGCTGGCCGGGCCTTTTTGCAATGCGGCCAATGCCTCTGCTCTTGGCATACTCGCCAAGATGGGCTTTGTGGGCGCCTTTGTGAGCCCCGAACTGGCGCAGGAAGACATGCTGGCCCTGCCCGCACAAAGCCCCCTGCCGCTGGGCGTGGTGCTCTCCGGCTACTGGCCCGTGGGCATCAGCCGCTTTGGCCTGCTTGGCGTCAAACCCAACGAGCCTTTCCTGAGCCCCATGGGCGAACCCTTCTGGGCGCGCCAGTACGGCGGCAACATCTGGATTTACCCCGGCTGGCCGCTGGATATCACCAGCAAAAGGCAGGAGCTTATGGCGGCTGGCTACGGCTTTTTTGCCCACATGCAGGAAAACCCGCCCGCTTCGGTACCCGACATGCGACGCAAAAGCCTGTTCAACTGGGAAGGAGCCCTGCTGTAA
- a CDS encoding UvrD-helicase domain-containing protein, whose protein sequence is MNFIADLHIHSRFSRATSKALNPRHLAAWARCKGINVLGTGDFTHPQWRADLAEQLVLDEETGLYRLAVEPEPLDFMAASTGSYLPEAPAPLFMLQTEISSIYKRGGKVRKVHNLVFVPTLEDAERLSRRLAQIGNLNADGRPILGLDSRDLLEIMLECAPGSVMIPAHVWTPWFALFGSKSGFDRLEDCYGDLSEHIFALETGLSSDPAMNRLISGLDNYALVSNSDAHSGANLGREANLFEGRPSYAGMFAALRASARREDQSELDCRFLGTMEFYPDEGKYHLDGHRACNVVLQPKDSLALGNICPVCGKPLTVGVLHRVLELADRETTPELPREPEVRPLIPLAEVVGEILDVGPTSRRVQERYSRLLRELGPELDILCSLPEADIRAHWEPLGEAVARMRRGQVFREGGYDGEYGTVRVFAPDELADARGALPGVKAPAKRGRKKAAETAGESATISATAAVRVRRAALPLAESADTTAADNFSAVKSAARTEAPARSFAYSTDQQAVLTAGPAPVLVLAGPGAGKTRVLVGRLQWLAQQGEDMGRVLAVTFTRRAANELRERLAGVFSGSRGAAPQCDTLHGMAWAALRAASGDNPPLLMGEDAALSLFRLSNPELEPREARNLWDRLALAREGATLDQEPAQSPLAQAAANYTARKNAKQRYVDYADLLDWWLAHAGTRPESARPRHVLVDEVQDLSAVQLAIVRALLPAGGSGFFGIGDPDQAIYGFRGVAGQSEASLRVCWPELAVYRLGQSYRSSQSVLDMARSLLQHKGQCGPLKAAQQLTADLRLFTAPDEHAEARWIAARVQHLLGATAHTLMDRQDPDDLHGLAGTLAPGDVAVLVRLKAQIAPLQAVLEKAGIPCAAPAQDTFWQDPACARLLALLGSAGGFAQFFTDTPDAADDAESLPVEWCSAVGLPAPEAMSGWLAARPWAGELFTGGHSWRQLCRTWKQSGSWSAFFEQLAWLQEAELVREKAERVQILTLHASKGLEFQAVFIPGLEDGLLPMRRDMLFAGKEEGSGQADPLDEERRLLYVGLTRAARALFLSHCEQRTLYGRTLRLSPSPFMTQIREFCRHSSLAAHTRKEHKQISLF, encoded by the coding sequence ATGAACTTCATAGCTGATCTGCACATTCATTCCCGGTTTTCGCGCGCCACAAGCAAGGCGCTCAATCCCCGTCATCTGGCTGCCTGGGCTCGCTGCAAGGGTATCAACGTGTTGGGTACGGGCGATTTTACGCATCCGCAATGGCGGGCTGATCTGGCGGAACAGCTGGTGCTCGATGAGGAAACCGGCCTGTACCGGCTGGCCGTGGAGCCGGAACCCCTCGATTTTATGGCCGCCTCCACAGGCTCGTACCTGCCGGAAGCCCCTGCCCCACTGTTCATGCTGCAGACAGAGATCAGCTCCATCTACAAGCGCGGCGGCAAGGTGCGCAAGGTACACAACCTTGTGTTTGTGCCCACCCTTGAAGACGCGGAGCGCCTTTCGCGGCGGCTTGCGCAGATCGGCAACCTCAATGCCGACGGCCGCCCCATTCTGGGGCTGGATTCACGCGATCTGCTTGAAATCATGTTGGAATGCGCCCCTGGCTCGGTGATGATTCCCGCCCACGTATGGACGCCCTGGTTTGCGCTGTTTGGCTCAAAATCCGGCTTTGACCGGCTTGAAGACTGCTACGGCGACCTTTCGGAGCACATCTTTGCCCTTGAAACGGGGCTTTCTTCAGACCCTGCCATGAACCGCCTTATCAGCGGACTCGACAACTACGCCCTTGTGTCCAATTCGGACGCGCACTCCGGGGCAAATCTTGGGCGCGAGGCCAATCTTTTTGAGGGCCGTCCCAGCTACGCGGGCATGTTTGCGGCCCTGCGCGCCTCGGCCCGGCGCGAAGACCAGAGCGAGCTGGACTGCCGTTTTCTTGGAACCATGGAATTCTACCCCGACGAGGGCAAGTATCACCTCGATGGTCACCGCGCCTGCAACGTGGTGCTGCAACCCAAGGATTCGCTGGCCCTCGGCAATATCTGCCCTGTGTGCGGCAAGCCGCTGACCGTGGGCGTGCTGCACCGCGTGCTGGAACTGGCCGACCGCGAAACAACGCCGGAACTGCCCCGCGAACCAGAGGTACGGCCCCTCATACCGCTGGCGGAAGTTGTGGGCGAAATTCTTGACGTGGGCCCCACTTCACGCCGGGTGCAGGAGCGATACAGCCGTCTGCTGCGCGAGCTCGGACCAGAGCTGGATATTCTTTGCAGCCTGCCGGAAGCCGACATTCGAGCACACTGGGAGCCGCTGGGTGAGGCCGTGGCCCGCATGCGGCGGGGGCAGGTTTTTCGCGAAGGCGGTTATGACGGCGAATACGGAACGGTGCGTGTTTTTGCGCCAGACGAACTGGCCGATGCCCGCGGCGCCCTGCCGGGTGTAAAAGCGCCTGCCAAACGTGGCCGTAAAAAGGCTGCTGAAACAGCAGGCGAATCGGCAACTATCAGCGCCACCGCTGCCGTGCGGGTGCGCCGGGCCGCACTTCCGCTTGCGGAGAGCGCGGACACCACAGCTGCGGACAATTTTTCTGCCGTAAAATCCGCCGCCCGAACAGAAGCCCCTGCCCGAAGCTTTGCCTACTCCACCGACCAGCAGGCGGTCCTCACTGCCGGGCCAGCACCTGTGCTGGTATTGGCAGGCCCCGGTGCTGGCAAAACCCGCGTGCTCGTGGGTCGCTTGCAGTGGCTTGCCCAGCAGGGCGAAGATATGGGCCGCGTGCTGGCCGTTACCTTTACGCGGCGCGCCGCCAACGAACTGCGCGAGAGACTGGCGGGCGTGTTTTCCGGGTCCCGGGGAGCGGCACCACAGTGCGACACCCTGCACGGGATGGCCTGGGCGGCCTTACGCGCGGCCAGTGGCGACAATCCCCCATTGCTGATGGGCGAAGATGCGGCACTCAGTCTTTTTCGCCTGTCCAACCCAGAGCTGGAACCCCGCGAGGCCCGCAACCTGTGGGACCGCCTTGCACTGGCGCGCGAGGGCGCAACCCTTGACCAAGAGCCCGCCCAAAGCCCGCTGGCGCAGGCCGCAGCCAACTACACGGCCCGCAAAAACGCCAAACAACGCTATGTGGATTACGCCGATCTGCTGGACTGGTGGCTGGCACACGCTGGCACCCGGCCCGAAAGCGCCCGCCCACGGCACGTGCTGGTGGACGAAGTGCAGGATCTTTCTGCCGTGCAGCTCGCAATTGTGCGTGCGCTGCTGCCCGCTGGCGGCAGTGGATTTTTTGGCATTGGCGACCCGGATCAGGCCATTTATGGTTTTCGTGGAGTTGCAGGTCAGAGCGAGGCCAGTTTGCGTGTCTGCTGGCCGGAGCTGGCTGTGTACAGACTGGGGCAAAGTTACCGTTCAAGCCAGAGCGTGCTCGACATGGCCCGCAGCCTTCTGCAGCACAAGGGTCAGTGCGGCCCCCTCAAGGCTGCGCAGCAGCTCACGGCTGACTTGCGCCTCTTTACCGCGCCAGACGAGCACGCCGAAGCCCGCTGGATTGCTGCCCGCGTGCAGCACCTGCTTGGTGCAACGGCCCATACCCTCATGGACAGGCAGGATCCCGACGACCTGCACGGTCTGGCCGGAACCCTCGCCCCCGGCGACGTTGCGGTTCTTGTACGCCTGAAAGCTCAGATCGCCCCCCTGCAGGCGGTCCTTGAAAAGGCGGGAATACCTTGCGCCGCACCCGCTCAGGACACTTTTTGGCAAGACCCTGCCTGCGCGCGGCTGCTGGCCCTGCTCGGCTCTGCTGGCGGCTTTGCGCAGTTTTTTACGGATACCCCCGATGCCGCTGATGATGCCGAATCCTTGCCGGTGGAATGGTGCTCGGCTGTCGGCCTTCCGGCTCCCGAAGCCATGTCCGGCTGGCTGGCGGCCAGGCCGTGGGCGGGCGAGCTTTTTACCGGCGGGCACAGCTGGCGGCAGTTGTGCCGCACATGGAAGCAGAGCGGCAGCTGGTCAGCTTTTTTTGAGCAGCTTGCCTGGCTGCAAGAGGCAGAACTTGTGCGCGAAAAGGCCGAGCGGGTACAGATTTTGACCCTGCATGCCTCCAAGGGGCTTGAATTTCAGGCTGTGTTTATTCCTGGGCTGGAAGACGGCCTGCTGCCCATGCGCCGTGACATGCTGTTTGCAGGTAAGGAAGAGGGATCTGGTCAGGCAGACCCTCTGGATGAAGAGCGCAGACTGCTCTACGTGGGCCTTACACGAGCGGCCCGCGCACTCTTTTTGAGCCATTGCGAGCAGCGTACGCTCTATGGACGCACCCTGCGCCTTTCACCCTCGCCCTTCATGACCCAGATACGCGAATTCTGCCGCCATAGTTCACTGGCCGCCCACACCCGCAAGGAACACAAACAGATCAGCCTCTTTTGA
- a CDS encoding sigma-54 dependent transcriptional regulator has translation MARVLVVDDEGLMRTMVQVVCNRMGHEALLAGNIQEALGMVAEPVDVVLLDVWLPDGNGLEYQADFAHLPGNPDVVVITGNGDGDNAEAALRSGAWEFLTKPLQMRDIEQCLKQVLQFRQNRTPASEELVVDSGHILGSGQGISRALKLLAQAAKSDVNVLLLGETGVGKELFARALFRNSTRAAKPFITVDCASLPETLVESHLFGHSRGAFTGADRARDGLLLAADKGTLFLDEVGDLPQPMQGVFLRALEQRRFRPVGEVREVSSDFRLVAATNKNLELMAKENSFRSDLLYRLQGLTIVIPPLRERLDEIPALARQAIARFCLGSDQPEKNLSDDTLGMLLEYAWPGNVRELIHCIQRACLTAGKGDLLLPVHLPTHMRVDCVRRRMGQASAMPGGASEIAPTVAAVPGIAASCGLSVQDVAGQDVEGQNPPSLREWKLQAEKAYVRQVWDLSGEDVRKAAEVAGISRGHWYELMKKIGL, from the coding sequence ATGGCCAGAGTGCTTGTGGTGGACGACGAGGGGCTTATGCGCACCATGGTGCAGGTTGTCTGCAACCGTATGGGGCACGAAGCCCTGCTCGCGGGCAACATTCAGGAAGCTTTGGGCATGGTTGCTGAACCCGTGGACGTTGTGCTGCTTGATGTCTGGCTTCCAGACGGCAACGGACTGGAATATCAGGCCGATTTTGCCCACTTGCCCGGCAACCCCGATGTGGTGGTCATTACCGGCAATGGAGATGGCGACAATGCCGAGGCGGCCCTGCGCTCCGGAGCGTGGGAGTTTCTGACCAAGCCCCTGCAGATGCGTGATATTGAGCAGTGTCTGAAACAGGTTTTGCAATTCAGGCAAAACCGCACGCCGGCCAGCGAAGAACTGGTGGTGGACAGCGGGCATATACTTGGCTCTGGGCAGGGCATCAGCCGCGCTCTCAAGCTTCTGGCGCAGGCCGCAAAAAGCGATGTAAACGTGCTTTTACTGGGCGAAACCGGCGTGGGCAAGGAACTGTTTGCCCGGGCGCTCTTTCGCAACAGCACGCGGGCCGCAAAGCCCTTTATCACGGTAGACTGTGCCTCGTTGCCTGAAACTCTGGTAGAGAGCCACCTCTTCGGCCACAGCCGGGGAGCGTTTACCGGGGCCGACAGAGCGCGGGACGGTCTGCTGCTGGCCGCCGACAAGGGGACGCTGTTTCTGGACGAAGTGGGCGACCTGCCCCAGCCCATGCAGGGAGTTTTTTTGCGCGCGCTGGAACAGCGCCGTTTTCGCCCTGTGGGTGAAGTGCGCGAGGTCAGCAGCGACTTCAGGCTGGTGGCCGCCACCAACAAAAATCTGGAACTCATGGCCAAGGAAAACAGCTTTCGTTCAGATCTGCTCTATCGCTTGCAGGGCCTCACCATTGTGATTCCGCCTCTGCGTGAAAGGCTGGACGAAATACCGGCACTGGCGCGGCAGGCCATTGCCCGTTTTTGCCTTGGCAGCGATCAGCCGGAAAAGAATCTTTCAGACGATACCCTGGGCATGCTGCTGGAATACGCCTGGCCGGGCAACGTGCGCGAACTTATCCACTGCATTCAGCGGGCCTGCTTGACTGCTGGCAAGGGGGACCTGTTATTGCCCGTACATCTGCCCACGCACATGCGTGTCGATTGCGTGCGGCGGCGCATGGGGCAGGCTTCTGCCATGCCAGGGGGTGCAAGCGAGATTGCACCCACGGTTGCGGCAGTTCCGGGCATAGCTGCCAGTTGCGGCCTGTCTGTACAGGACGTGGCAGGGCAGGATGTGGAGGGGCAAAATCCGCCCAGTCTGCGTGAGTGGAAACTGCAGGCCGAAAAAGCTTATGTGCGGCAGGTTTGGGACCTGAGCGGCGAGGACGTGCGCAAGGCCGCCGAGGTGGCGGGTATATCACGCGGCCACTGGTACGAGTTGATGAAAAAAATCGGTTTGTAG